From Flavobacterium lipolyticum, one genomic window encodes:
- a CDS encoding glycine-rich domain-containing protein, producing MNKTLWEKVLAFSFDQPNDQYGFSTRLALENHWTIHFTQSAIIEYKKFLFLAATNNEMVSPSEIVDIVWHQHLIFTNSYSDFCDLLGKRIEHIPSTHNRSEFDKFKMAKERTKELYEVNFGPQLAEIWHYHNELDSLHLERSSYEISKLRKNFLIYTIALSFPVCLVLFSFLIKINNPNFLIAYLLLFVVVILFLKFYVRKSFLSLYDTIKSNFILQNLTALEMVFFRENKLDAVIHGVVNNLIINHKIKILTNDRLELIDESFVENRYENCIVEIMKDFEPMSYKELCKTASQKPIFEQLQKATYRIRNRIFDSKKFANVVILVMSILGFLLSIGFSRFITGVWRGKPITFLLFAIVPLVLVSLYYINQVLNLMFTTIIPSVFEDKARIATAHEKNWEWDYFLYGNIIVASSFMPLINYNTNSVSSNNFTSSGSCGTSSCGTSSCGSSCGSSCGGCGGD from the coding sequence ATGAATAAAACACTTTGGGAAAAGGTTTTAGCATTTAGTTTTGATCAACCAAATGATCAATATGGGTTTTCAACAAGATTAGCACTAGAGAATCATTGGACGATTCATTTTACTCAAAGTGCTATAATTGAATATAAAAAGTTTCTTTTTCTGGCCGCAACCAATAACGAAATGGTTTCACCTTCAGAAATTGTTGATATTGTCTGGCATCAACACTTAATTTTTACTAATTCTTATTCAGATTTCTGTGATTTATTAGGAAAAAGAATAGAACATATTCCCTCAACTCATAATAGATCAGAATTTGATAAGTTTAAAATGGCAAAAGAAAGGACAAAGGAGCTTTATGAAGTTAATTTTGGTCCACAGTTAGCTGAAATTTGGCATTATCATAATGAATTAGATTCTTTACATTTAGAGAGAAGCAGCTATGAAATTTCAAAACTTAGAAAAAACTTTTTAATCTATACCATCGCTCTGTCATTTCCGGTGTGTTTGGTTCTCTTTTCATTTTTAATAAAAATTAATAATCCTAATTTCCTTATAGCATATCTTTTGCTTTTTGTTGTTGTAATTTTATTCTTGAAATTTTACGTCCGAAAAAGTTTTCTTTCGCTATATGATACAATTAAGTCCAATTTTATTTTGCAGAATCTTACGGCACTTGAGATGGTGTTTTTTAGAGAAAACAAACTGGATGCTGTAATTCATGGAGTGGTAAATAATTTGATTATAAATCATAAAATTAAGATTTTAACAAATGATAGATTAGAATTAATTGATGAAAGTTTCGTTGAAAATAGATATGAGAACTGTATTGTCGAGATTATGAAAGATTTTGAGCCAATGTCTTATAAGGAATTATGCAAGACTGCCTCGCAAAAACCTATTTTTGAGCAGCTTCAGAAAGCAACCTACAGAATAAGAAACAGAATTTTTGATTCGAAAAAATTTGCGAATGTAGTGATCCTTGTAATGAGTATTTTAGGATTCTTGTTAAGCATTGGTTTTAGCCGATTTATAACTGGGGTTTGGAGAGGTAAGCCTATTACATTTTTACTTTTTGCGATTGTTCCTTTGGTTTTAGTTTCGTTGTATTATATCAATCAGGTATTGAATTTAATGTTTACAACTATTATTCCTTCTGTTTTTGAAGATAAGGCAAGGATAGCTACAGCACATGAAAAGAATTGGGAGTGGGATTATTTTCTTTATGGAAATATAATAGTAGCAAGTTCATTCATGCCATTGATTAATTACAATACAAATTCGGTTTCTTCAAATAATTTTACCAGTTCAGGATCATGTGGGACTTCTTCATGCGGGACTTCTTCGTGCGGAAGTTCTTGCGGTTCTTCGTGTGGAGGGTGCGGTGGTGACTAA
- a CDS encoding TonB-dependent receptor: MRFLLLLLVFVHFSVWSQNGNIKGKVTFENSESAFGASVTIAGTQKFALVGNNGQFEIKNVAYGTYILEITSLEAKTKTVKVTLNSPTAQVNISLEKSNDPQALKEVVVKKTSVKREIMTKGFSVNVIETKDAATRNLQTNELLDRSAGVRIRQNGGLGSSVNYNLNGMSGNAIRIFIDGIPLDTYGSSFSLNSIPPALIERIEVYKGVTPAELADDALGGAINVILKKGAKNTLNASASYGSFNTIQSNFNTTYRAKSGFTVKGSGFYNYSDNDYEVWGRFIYNIAPDGTREAVRVKRFENRYRSYGGRFEAGFTNVKWADNFLIGLNVSEDHNQIQHGQYMTKPYKGRFSEADATVLSLNYSKKDFLFKKLDFSTNTVYSGKHQIVNDTVRWTYNWFGERVIDLRTGKPLLSYTGAQQGAPTINTISENVLSSRTVLTYNLNEKNRFIFSNLFYTLDRNEDDLIKPEFQRDFEATSDLQKTVTSLAYEMQAFDSRLRTNIFGKFYEQKVNHRKPELVTQNGQTTVVEKISKSTTPLFGYGLAASYFITPELMITASAEKAIRLPGATEIFGRPSENVLANPNLKPEQSNNFNLGLQFGPYAINTHKISVAATGFSRNTRDRIVRVSNDRVNDAIQVLPFDNLGRAQSIGYEASFNYSYNDRLFVSMNLSRFNSLYKKKYDDNGKELDFYNRQIPNEPFFTVNGNVQYNFNELIQKKSQLNLYYNFGYVDPFPTIWIDVPDSKTPAQFAQDLGLSYVFPNKQFVVSIDAKNIFDKQVFDNYAVQKPGRAFYLKLNYTLNNF, encoded by the coding sequence ATGAGGTTTTTATTGTTATTGTTGGTATTCGTTCATTTTTCAGTTTGGTCCCAAAATGGGAATATTAAAGGAAAAGTTACTTTTGAAAATTCTGAATCTGCATTTGGTGCCTCAGTTACAATTGCCGGAACTCAAAAATTTGCCTTAGTTGGTAACAATGGTCAATTTGAAATTAAAAATGTTGCTTACGGTACATACATTCTCGAAATTACATCACTTGAAGCGAAAACTAAAACAGTAAAGGTAACTTTAAACAGTCCTACTGCTCAGGTAAATATCTCATTGGAAAAATCAAATGATCCACAAGCCTTAAAAGAGGTTGTTGTAAAAAAGACATCGGTAAAAAGAGAAATTATGACCAAAGGTTTCTCTGTCAATGTGATAGAAACTAAAGACGCTGCCACTCGAAATCTGCAAACCAATGAATTACTTGACCGCTCTGCGGGTGTACGAATCCGACAAAACGGTGGATTAGGTTCAAGCGTAAATTACAATCTGAACGGAATGTCCGGAAATGCCATCCGAATTTTTATTGACGGAATTCCATTAGATACCTACGGCTCCTCCTTTAGTCTTAACAGTATACCACCGGCCTTAATCGAGCGCATCGAAGTGTACAAAGGAGTCACTCCTGCAGAACTCGCTGATGATGCCTTGGGTGGAGCTATAAATGTGATTCTAAAAAAAGGTGCCAAAAATACACTGAATGCCTCTGCTTCTTATGGTTCTTTCAATACTATTCAGTCTAACTTTAATACAACCTATCGCGCAAAATCAGGTTTTACGGTAAAAGGATCCGGTTTTTATAATTATTCTGATAACGATTATGAAGTATGGGGAAGATTTATTTACAATATAGCACCGGACGGAACTCGTGAAGCGGTGCGGGTTAAACGTTTCGAAAACCGATACAGATCCTACGGAGGAAGATTTGAAGCCGGTTTTACCAATGTCAAATGGGCTGACAATTTTCTAATTGGGTTAAATGTCTCTGAAGATCACAATCAAATTCAGCACGGTCAATACATGACAAAACCTTATAAAGGTCGTTTCTCCGAAGCTGATGCGACTGTTTTAAGTCTGAATTACTCTAAAAAAGATTTCCTATTTAAAAAACTGGATTTTTCAACCAACACGGTCTACAGCGGTAAACATCAAATCGTAAATGATACTGTCAGATGGACTTACAACTGGTTTGGTGAAAGAGTAATAGATTTAAGGACAGGCAAACCCCTTTTATCTTATACGGGGGCACAACAAGGTGCACCAACAATCAATACCATCTCAGAGAATGTACTTAGCTCCAGAACCGTATTGACTTATAATCTAAATGAAAAAAACAGATTTATATTCAGCAATTTATTCTATACACTGGATAGAAATGAAGACGATTTAATCAAACCGGAATTTCAAAGAGATTTTGAAGCCACATCTGATTTACAAAAAACGGTTACTTCCCTAGCCTACGAAATGCAGGCTTTTGACTCCCGTCTGAGAACCAATATTTTCGGTAAGTTTTACGAACAAAAAGTAAACCACAGAAAACCGGAATTGGTCACACAAAACGGGCAAACCACGGTAGTGGAAAAGATTAGTAAAAGTACAACTCCGCTATTTGGATACGGACTGGCCGCTTCCTACTTTATTACTCCTGAACTTATGATTACGGCATCAGCAGAAAAAGCCATCAGATTACCAGGTGCAACTGAAATATTTGGAAGACCCAGTGAAAATGTACTGGCTAACCCCAATCTAAAACCGGAGCAAAGCAACAATTTCAATTTAGGATTACAATTTGGCCCTTACGCCATAAATACGCACAAAATTTCGGTTGCTGCAACAGGTTTTTCGAGAAATACCCGAGATAGAATTGTTCGTGTCTCCAATGACAGAGTGAATGATGCCATACAGGTTTTACCGTTTGACAATCTGGGACGTGCGCAATCCATTGGCTATGAAGCATCCTTTAATTATAGCTATAACGACCGTTTGTTTGTATCGATGAACCTGTCAAGATTCAACTCCTTATACAAAAAGAAATACGATGATAATGGGAAGGAGCTGGATTTTTACAACAGACAAATCCCTAATGAACCTTTCTTTACCGTAAACGGAAACGTTCAGTACAACTTTAATGAACTGATTCAAAAGAAATCACAGTTGAATTTGTACTACAACTTTGGTTATGTAGATCCTTTTCCAACAATTTGGATTGACGTACCGGATTCCAAAACACCAGCCCAATTTGCACAGGATTTAGGTTTGAGTTATGTTTTTCCGAACAAACAATTTGTGGTAAGTATTGATGCCAAAAACATTTTTGATAAACAAGTTTTCGATAATTACGCTGTTCAAAAACCCGGACGTGCTTTTTATCTAAAACTGAATTATACCCTTAATAACTTTTAA
- a CDS encoding helix-turn-helix domain-containing protein: MLSFQTNHQEFIPAEELQKSVKCFWYDKIDYGRVPSNFEVIPDGYAEIIFYFGNELRISSNGVMKPLTSPFMIGLLHQPAVFNSVDSLEIIGIRCYPWMVFDLLELSSQKGKVGVQAFQHPIAKLQSVLNDLIASHKIEEAIAKVEDYFLTVEVKSGTNTLLSKAGAAMTVAGGSMSVGEVAAVSHVTIRTLERNFKQSSGYTVKNVSAVMRFEQARNRLWLEPNLSIASLAQELGYTDQSHLSREFKRYSGTTPGAFARKAKQQMVNYDFVAFIQS, from the coding sequence ATGCTTTCTTTTCAAACCAACCATCAGGAATTTATTCCGGCCGAAGAATTACAAAAAAGCGTAAAGTGCTTTTGGTATGATAAGATTGATTACGGGAGAGTACCATCGAATTTTGAAGTGATACCGGATGGTTATGCTGAAATTATTTTTTATTTTGGAAATGAGCTTCGTATTTCTTCTAATGGAGTTATGAAACCACTGACATCACCATTTATGATTGGGTTACTCCATCAACCGGCTGTTTTCAATTCTGTTGATTCACTTGAAATTATCGGTATTAGGTGTTATCCGTGGATGGTTTTTGATCTGCTTGAATTGTCTTCCCAAAAGGGTAAGGTGGGAGTACAGGCTTTTCAGCATCCTATTGCTAAACTTCAGTCTGTTTTGAACGATCTGATCGCTTCACACAAAATTGAAGAGGCAATTGCTAAAGTCGAAGACTATTTTTTGACAGTAGAAGTAAAATCTGGCACTAACACTTTGTTATCTAAAGCAGGTGCCGCCATGACAGTGGCTGGAGGAAGTATGTCGGTTGGTGAGGTTGCTGCGGTTTCTCATGTTACAATACGTACTTTAGAAAGAAATTTTAAGCAATCGTCAGGTTATACGGTTAAAAATGTTTCGGCTGTCATGCGCTTTGAACAGGCTCGCAACCGATTATGGCTCGAGCCCAATCTAAGTATTGCCAGTTTAGCGCAGGAATTAGGTTATACGGATCAGTCTCACTTGAGCAGAGAATTTAAACGTTACAGTGGTACCACACCGGGTGCATTTGCACGAAAAGCAAAGCAACAGATGGTAAATTATGATTTTGTCGCATTTATACAATCCTAA
- a CDS encoding FAD-dependent oxidoreductase — protein MMLLKDQKVAIIGAGPVGLTMAKLLQQNGVNVTVYERDLNAQTRISGGTLDLHKGSGQEALKQAGLLEGYLDKALPMGRTVADPQGNVLFSKTITEEERYDNPEINRNDLRLLLLNSLKIDTVVWNSKFTNLKADSGKWFLEFENGTNTIADFVIGANGGMSKARKLITPATVEYTGTLMIQGEVLCPETSCRKFNKWCNGTILMTSGKEGLLVANPKNGKVLSYNIIFKSPKEFIRKDGTFESTDGIRKYLLNRFSEWDECYIELLEATFSFVLWPTRKISLDYQWKKERPLPITLIGDAAHIMPPFAGQGANIGLLDALILSNNLTNGEFETIEEAISDYEQKMFVYATQAQLETATNEIAMLSPDFSFLKFYR, from the coding sequence ATGATGTTATTAAAAGATCAAAAAGTAGCCATTATTGGTGCAGGACCAGTTGGTCTTACTATGGCAAAATTATTACAGCAAAACGGAGTCAATGTTACCGTTTATGAAAGAGATTTAAATGCCCAAACCAGAATTTCAGGTGGAACACTTGATCTTCACAAAGGTTCGGGACAAGAAGCTTTAAAACAAGCAGGTTTATTAGAGGGGTATTTGGATAAGGCACTACCCATGGGAAGAACAGTAGCAGATCCCCAGGGAAATGTGTTATTTTCTAAAACAATAACCGAAGAAGAACGTTATGATAATCCCGAAATCAACAGGAACGATTTAAGATTGTTATTGCTTAATAGTTTGAAAATTGATACTGTAGTCTGGAACAGCAAGTTTACCAATCTTAAAGCCGACAGCGGAAAATGGTTTTTGGAGTTTGAAAACGGGACAAATACGATTGCCGATTTTGTTATTGGAGCTAATGGAGGAATGTCTAAAGCCAGAAAATTGATCACACCCGCTACAGTCGAATATACCGGAACATTGATGATACAAGGCGAGGTGCTTTGTCCGGAAACATCCTGCAGGAAGTTCAATAAATGGTGTAACGGCACTATACTTATGACTTCTGGAAAAGAAGGCTTGTTGGTTGCGAATCCAAAGAATGGAAAAGTATTGAGTTATAATATCATTTTCAAAAGTCCGAAGGAGTTTATCAGGAAAGATGGTACTTTTGAGAGTACCGATGGTATTCGAAAGTACCTTTTAAATCGGTTTTCTGAATGGGATGAATGTTATATAGAATTGCTTGAAGCTACTTTTTCTTTTGTTTTATGGCCAACAAGGAAGATCAGTCTAGATTATCAGTGGAAAAAAGAGCGTCCGCTGCCGATCACACTCATAGGAGATGCAGCACATATTATGCCTCCATTTGCGGGCCAGGGTGCCAATATTGGGTTATTAGATGCTTTAATTTTATCGAATAATCTGACCAATGGAGAATTTGAAACGATAGAGGAAGCAATCAGCGATTACGAACAAAAGATGTTTGTTTATGCCACACAAGCACAACTCGAGACGGCAACTAACGAAATAGCAATGCTAAGTCCTGATTTTTCTTTCCTGAAATTTTACAGGTAA
- a CDS encoding FAD:protein FMN transferase — translation MSIKKSILTPYLFLLLILGGLTSNAQVLRKRTTLLMGGRFDISIVAKDSLTAEQNIGVVIAEITRIENLISDWKSDSQVSEVNQNAGIRPVKVDREVFELTQRALQFSEATKGGFDISFAAMDRIWKFDGSMTEMPSAEAIKKSVEKVGYKNIILDSVQSTVFLKLKGMKIGFGALGEGYATDKCRNVMLAKGIKAGIVNGSGDMTAWGRQPNGKDWNIGMTNPFHPDALFAVVPLNNGAVTTSGSYEKFVVFNGKRYSHIINPATGYPVTGLCSVSVFGPNAETANGLSTSLMVLGQKSGLLLLKKYPDYSCVMITDNGKLVKSANFKIKKFKAKL, via the coding sequence ATGTCAATCAAAAAATCAATTCTTACTCCTTACTTGTTTTTACTGCTAATACTAGGTGGTCTGACCAGTAATGCACAAGTTTTACGGAAAAGAACTACACTACTCATGGGAGGACGTTTTGACATTTCGATCGTTGCAAAAGACTCGCTCACCGCAGAACAAAATATCGGTGTTGTAATTGCTGAAATCACACGAATTGAAAACCTGATCTCCGACTGGAAATCTGATTCACAAGTATCTGAGGTCAATCAAAATGCGGGAATCCGTCCCGTAAAGGTAGATCGTGAAGTTTTTGAACTTACCCAAAGAGCATTACAATTTTCTGAAGCTACCAAAGGCGGTTTCGACATCAGTTTTGCCGCAATGGATCGAATCTGGAAATTTGACGGATCAATGACAGAAATGCCTTCTGCCGAGGCTATTAAAAAATCAGTAGAAAAAGTAGGTTACAAAAATATTATCCTCGACAGCGTTCAATCGACCGTATTCCTAAAACTCAAAGGAATGAAAATTGGATTTGGCGCTTTGGGAGAGGGTTACGCAACCGATAAATGCCGAAATGTAATGCTTGCAAAAGGTATTAAAGCCGGAATTGTAAACGGTTCAGGAGATATGACAGCCTGGGGAAGACAGCCCAACGGAAAAGACTGGAACATCGGCATGACGAATCCTTTTCATCCCGATGCTTTGTTTGCCGTTGTTCCGTTAAACAATGGTGCTGTGACCACCTCCGGAAGTTATGAAAAATTTGTTGTTTTCAACGGCAAGCGTTATTCTCATATCATCAACCCCGCAACCGGATATCCTGTTACGGGTTTGTGTAGTGTTTCTGTTTTTGGTCCAAACGCAGAAACTGCAAATGGGTTAAGTACTTCGCTTATGGTTTTGGGACAAAAATCGGGACTTCTTCTTTTAAAAAAATATCCCGACTATAGCTGTGTCATGATCACCGACAACGGAAAATTAGTCAAATCTGCAAACTTCAAAATCAAGAAATTCAAGGCTAAACTGTAA
- a CDS encoding PepSY domain-containing protein, with amino-acid sequence MTLSFWRYAHLALALFSSLFLILASATGTILAVDAMQEKTLPYRAENFDKITLEEALTVLKKNYSEITTISIDHNQFVTLQAIDEEGNDVNAYIDPKTGKKLGTPLKKSEFIQWVTGFHRSLFLHETGRFFVGVISFLLVLIAISGFALVLNRQRGIRNFFAKVVKEYFAQYYHVVLGRLALIPILIIALTGTYLSLEKFNFFMDKKDQEKVKVVKAVISKEEKETSVFKHTLLADVKQIEFPFTDDPEEYYIIELKDREIEVNQVTGAIVGKKLSPMTAQFSDLSLDLHTGRANGIWAFVLAIASINILFFIYSGFAITLKRRSSRIKNKFKANESEFILLVGSENGSSLRFANAVHKQLIDQGKKAFITELNSYTAFSKAEHLIVFSSTHGLGDAPSNGNKFISLLKKYPQQQKITYSVVGFGSNAYPDFCGFAFEIDKQLENQNWAERLLDVQTINDKSAVEFVNWIRLWSAKMEIPLSTTPSLYNHVPKGLQKLMVLDKTLISETEQTFLITLRANMRAKFTSGDLLAIYPANDSRERLYSIGSHSGNIQLVVKLHPHGLGSSFLNALVPGNTIKARIINNKAFHFPKKVPQAAFISNGTGIAPFLGMIEQNKTRTETHLYSGFRMETETVSGYKKFTAEMIQKQKLHSFHLALSRENEHFYVMDLIKRDADFFINLLQKGGVIMICGSLAMQQDVEAILDQLCLERNVRNLSEYKKNGQLLSDCY; translated from the coding sequence ATGACTCTTTCTTTTTGGCGTTACGCGCACCTGGCTCTTGCTTTATTCTCTTCTCTATTTTTAATCCTCGCTTCGGCAACAGGTACTATATTGGCTGTTGATGCGATGCAGGAAAAAACACTTCCGTACCGGGCTGAGAATTTTGATAAGATCACATTGGAAGAAGCCCTTACCGTACTCAAAAAGAATTATTCTGAAATCACTACCATAAGTATCGATCACAATCAATTTGTAACCCTACAGGCTATTGATGAAGAGGGCAATGACGTTAACGCTTATATTGATCCTAAAACCGGTAAAAAATTAGGAACACCCCTGAAAAAAAGTGAATTTATTCAATGGGTTACCGGATTCCATCGTTCTTTGTTTCTTCATGAAACGGGACGATTTTTTGTTGGTGTTATTTCCTTTTTACTCGTTTTAATTGCAATTTCGGGTTTTGCATTGGTTTTAAACCGACAAAGAGGCATTCGTAATTTTTTCGCTAAAGTAGTTAAAGAATATTTCGCACAATACTACCATGTTGTTCTGGGAAGACTGGCACTAATTCCGATTTTGATTATTGCACTTACGGGAACGTATTTATCTCTGGAAAAATTCAATTTCTTCATGGATAAAAAAGATCAGGAAAAAGTCAAAGTGGTCAAAGCTGTTATTTCCAAAGAAGAAAAAGAAACTTCTGTTTTCAAACATACCCTTTTGGCGGACGTCAAACAAATTGAATTTCCTTTTACAGATGATCCGGAAGAATATTATATCATAGAGTTAAAAGACCGTGAAATTGAAGTCAATCAGGTAACCGGTGCTATTGTTGGAAAAAAACTTTCTCCAATGACAGCCCAGTTTTCAGACTTAAGCCTTGATCTTCATACCGGAAGAGCCAACGGAATTTGGGCTTTTGTACTTGCTATTGCCAGCATTAACATCCTCTTTTTTATCTATTCGGGTTTTGCAATTACCTTAAAAAGAAGGTCTAGCCGAATCAAAAATAAATTCAAAGCCAATGAAAGTGAATTTATATTGCTTGTCGGTTCAGAAAATGGAAGTTCTTTACGATTTGCCAATGCTGTTCACAAACAATTGATCGATCAGGGCAAAAAAGCATTCATTACCGAATTGAACAGCTACACTGCTTTTTCAAAAGCAGAACATCTAATTGTCTTCTCCTCTACCCACGGATTAGGAGATGCACCTTCGAATGGAAATAAATTTATATCCCTTTTAAAGAAATACCCGCAACAGCAAAAAATCACTTATTCTGTAGTAGGATTCGGTTCAAATGCCTATCCTGATTTTTGCGGTTTTGCTTTCGAAATTGACAAACAGTTAGAAAATCAAAATTGGGCGGAACGTTTATTAGATGTTCAGACGATAAATGATAAATCGGCAGTTGAATTTGTGAACTGGATCAGACTGTGGAGTGCTAAGATGGAAATTCCATTGTCGACAACTCCTTCGCTTTACAATCATGTTCCCAAAGGATTGCAAAAATTAATGGTTCTGGACAAAACGCTTATTTCCGAAACCGAGCAGACTTTCCTGATCACCTTGCGCGCCAACATGAGGGCTAAATTTACTTCTGGTGACTTATTGGCTATTTATCCGGCTAACGACAGCAGGGAACGTCTCTACTCCATCGGAAGTCATTCCGGAAACATACAATTAGTAGTTAAACTACATCCACACGGATTGGGCTCAAGTTTTCTAAACGCTCTGGTTCCTGGAAACACAATCAAAGCCAGAATCATCAACAATAAAGCGTTCCATTTTCCTAAAAAAGTACCTCAGGCTGCCTTTATTTCAAACGGAACGGGTATTGCTCCTTTTCTTGGAATGATTGAGCAAAATAAAACCAGGACAGAAACACATTTATATTCAGGATTCCGAATGGAAACAGAAACGGTTTCAGGCTATAAAAAGTTTACTGCCGAAATGATTCAGAAACAAAAACTGCATAGTTTTCATCTGGCTCTGTCCCGCGAAAACGAGCATTTTTATGTGATGGATCTCATCAAACGTGATGCTGATTTCTTTATCAACTTGTTGCAAAAAGGCGGTGTTATTATGATCTGCGGTTCACTTGCCATGCAGCAGGATGTCGAAGCAATTCTCGACCAATTGTGTCTCGAAAGAAATGTCAGGAACCTTTCTGAATACAAGAAAAACGGTCAGCTTTTGAGCGATTGTTACTAA
- a CDS encoding DUF2271 domain-containing protein produces MKSIFKIALTAALICLISFQSAAQSKYKCMLQMANYMGEGAYIVVSLINPKGEYEKTLYVMGDDKKWYKSLKEWNKFQTSKPTDISAKTGASVTGGDRSITTIEIEDSKINKGYKLRFESAVEDQKYYVSDLEIPLTTQGLADKTEGKGYIRYVRLNKI; encoded by the coding sequence ATGAAATCAATATTTAAAATAGCCCTTACAGCAGCATTAATCTGCTTGATCTCTTTTCAGTCTGCAGCACAAAGCAAATACAAATGTATGCTTCAAATGGCTAATTATATGGGAGAAGGTGCTTACATCGTTGTTTCACTTATCAATCCAAAAGGAGAATACGAGAAAACACTTTACGTAATGGGTGACGACAAAAAATGGTACAAATCATTGAAAGAATGGAATAAATTTCAAACTTCAAAACCTACTGATATCAGTGCAAAAACAGGAGCTTCTGTTACAGGTGGAGACCGAAGTATCACCACCATTGAAATAGAAGATTCTAAAATAAATAAAGGATATAAACTAAGATTTGAATCGGCTGTAGAAGATCAAAAATATTACGTAAGTGATTTAGAAATTCCACTTACTACTCAAGGATTGGCAGACAAGACAGAAGGAAAAGGTTATATCAGATATGTGAGATTAAACAAAATTTAA
- a CDS encoding ankyrin repeat domain-containing protein: MKKNFFLSFALAASFFVSAQQKNILLEQSFWKTAPDVNAVKAEIAKGNSPTVPNANAFDATVVAINNDAPIASIKFLLDQPGNTTAKLTHDNRIYLHWAAYRGNLELVNYLIAKGSDINLEDSHGTTPIAFAASNGQTNTALYDAFFKAGIDPKKKYADGANLLLMAVASDKDLVLTDYLVSKGLSLKDVDANGSTAFDYAARTGNITLLKKLLDRKVKPTDNALLIAAQGSRRETNTLETYKYLVEEVKLKAIATSKSGENVLHLLANKPNQGEIIAYFLAKGVDANKIDKDGNTPLMIAAGARETAALDKLLPVTKNINLQNAKGESALTFSVRSGAPEAVATLLSKGADVNVKDKDGNNLGVYLVQSYRPMGREANAAQDPFEAKIKLLQEKGLNLAAVQKDGSSLYHSAIAKNDLTLVKKLAPLNIDVNAKNKDGLTALHKAAMVAKDDSILKYLLSIGAKKDINTEFDESAYALAKENESLTKNNVSIDFLK; encoded by the coding sequence ATGAAAAAGAATTTCTTTCTCTCTTTTGCATTAGCCGCCTCTTTTTTTGTTAGTGCTCAGCAAAAAAACATATTATTAGAACAGTCTTTTTGGAAAACAGCACCGGATGTAAATGCCGTTAAAGCTGAAATTGCAAAAGGAAATAGTCCGACAGTACCCAATGCTAATGCTTTTGATGCGACTGTTGTTGCGATTAACAATGATGCTCCTATCGCTTCTATAAAATTCTTATTGGACCAGCCCGGTAATACCACGGCTAAATTAACTCACGACAATCGTATTTACCTGCATTGGGCAGCTTACCGAGGAAATCTTGAACTGGTTAATTACCTTATTGCAAAAGGTTCTGACATTAATCTGGAAGACAGCCACGGTACTACTCCAATCGCTTTTGCTGCTTCAAACGGTCAAACCAATACTGCTTTGTACGATGCTTTTTTCAAAGCCGGAATTGATCCAAAGAAAAAATATGCCGATGGTGCCAATTTGTTACTAATGGCTGTAGCCTCTGACAAAGACCTTGTTTTGACGGATTATTTAGTATCAAAAGGATTGTCTTTAAAGGATGTTGATGCTAACGGAAGTACTGCTTTCGATTATGCAGCAAGAACAGGAAATATTACTCTTCTAAAAAAACTTTTAGACCGAAAAGTAAAACCAACTGACAATGCGCTTCTAATCGCAGCACAAGGTTCACGTAGAGAAACCAATACTCTTGAAACTTACAAATATTTAGTGGAAGAAGTAAAATTAAAAGCTATTGCGACCAGTAAGTCCGGAGAAAATGTACTTCACTTATTGGCAAACAAACCCAACCAGGGAGAGATCATTGCTTACTTTTTGGCCAAAGGTGTTGATGCTAACAAAATCGACAAAGACGGAAATACACCATTAATGATTGCTGCAGGAGCAAGAGAAACTGCTGCATTAGATAAATTATTACCGGTTACCAAAAACATCAATCTGCAAAACGCCAAAGGTGAATCGGCATTGACTTTCTCAGTAAGATCAGGAGCACCGGAAGCAGTTGCTACTTTATTGAGCAAAGGTGCTGATGTAAATGTAAAAGACAAAGACGGAAACAATTTGGGAGTATATTTGGTACAATCTTACCGTCCGATGGGCCGTGAAGCCAATGCTGCTCAAGATCCATTCGAAGCAAAAATAAAATTACTTCAGGAAAAAGGACTAAACTTAGCAGCTGTACAAAAAGACGGAAGTTCACTGTACCATTCTGCCATTGCTAAAAATGACCTGACTCTGGTAAAAAAATTAGCTCCTTTAAACATTGACGTTAATGCTAAAAACAAGGATGGATTAACCGCTTTACACAAAGCAGCTATGGTTGCCAAAGACGACTCTATCTTAAAGTATCTTTTATCCATTGGTGCTAAAAAAGACATCAACACGGAATTTGACGAAAGTGCTTATGCTTTAGCAAAAGAAAACGAATCGTTAACCAAAAACAATGTTTCTATTGACTTTTTAAAGTAA